A genomic region of Rhodothermia bacterium contains the following coding sequences:
- a CDS encoding undecaprenyl/decaprenyl-phosphate alpha-N-acetylglucosaminyl 1-phosphate transferase translates to MPIPWVLIPNWLTKFDDQESLMEVFVLLMVSLGSFVIALFLTRWVRDVAIRHELLDHPDLYRKVHEVPTPRFGGVAMVFATLVGLAIYLLVAEIVDFRTNLPDAYVMIGGACIVLTGVLDDFFHLGVRQKLIGQIVSIFVVVLSDVSHRIYLPEFQLLGINHHVFSILLTTLWMLGIINAMNLTDGLDGLAAGISVIAIVSFTAVYASQQVIPNAVTGMVLIGALLGFLVYNFRPASIFMGDTGSLFIGFFLAVYAIPSFNAPFYFSRMAVPDAWVPALLILGLPILDTISSIVRRIILGRSVFSPDQDHIHHRLIKVWGISHLAAVLLLYLMASILGVSAWVYANVGTLGKAVTLLTVFIMIFAFLMKLKIFRVPTDIWVHGRLQTTKMDAEEV, encoded by the coding sequence ATGCCAATACCTTGGGTCTTGATCCCTAACTGGCTGACTAAATTTGATGATCAGGAAAGTTTGATGGAGGTCTTTGTGCTTCTCATGGTGTCTCTGGGCAGTTTCGTAATTGCGCTTTTCTTAACCCGATGGGTCAGGGATGTAGCAATTCGTCATGAACTGTTAGATCACCCCGATTTGTATAGGAAGGTACATGAAGTCCCAACGCCTCGATTTGGTGGCGTTGCGATGGTGTTCGCAACCTTAGTGGGTTTAGCAATTTACCTTTTGGTTGCTGAAATTGTTGACTTCCGAACAAACTTGCCGGACGCTTATGTTATGATAGGCGGTGCTTGTATTGTTCTAACGGGCGTATTGGATGATTTTTTTCATCTTGGCGTAAGACAAAAATTAATTGGGCAGATCGTTTCTATTTTCGTCGTCGTTCTAAGTGATGTCAGTCATCGTATTTATCTCCCCGAATTCCAGTTATTGGGCATAAATCATCATGTGTTTTCGATCTTACTGACAACTCTTTGGATGTTGGGTATCATCAATGCAATGAATTTGACAGATGGCTTGGATGGCTTAGCAGCCGGAATTTCGGTAATCGCGATTGTTTCATTTACGGCAGTTTATGCTTCTCAGCAAGTAATTCCCAATGCCGTTACGGGTATGGTATTAATTGGCGCATTATTAGGTTTTTTGGTGTATAATTTTCGTCCTGCTTCCATTTTTATGGGCGATACAGGGAGTTTATTCATCGGATTTTTCTTGGCTGTATATGCCATTCCCAGTTTTAATGCACCCTTCTATTTTTCGAGAATGGCCGTACCAGATGCGTGGGTTCCAGCACTCTTAATTTTGGGGTTACCCATTTTGGATACAATAAGTAGTATTGTACGGCGGATTATTTTGGGACGATCCGTGTTCTCGCCCGACCAAGACCATATCCATCATCGTCTAATAAAGGTATGGGGAATTTCTCACTTGGCTGCTGTACTTCTGCTTTATTTGATGGCCTCCATCTTGGGTGTTAGTGCATGGGTTTATGCAAATGTTGGCACGCTGGGTAAAGCCGTCACCTTACTGACCGTGTTTATTATGATTTTTGCATTCCTGATGAAACTCAAGATATTCCGTGTACCTACGGATATTTGGGTGCATGGGCGGCTTCAGACCACGAAAATGGACGCTGAAGAAGTCTGA
- a CDS encoding DUF3298 domain-containing protein, with amino-acid sequence MRRFYFLLFSPLVLWFAACGPTSEPTEQKPLSFKEQTFQDQVGDCTKDNDLCTKMTIQHVIAEGANASKINTVLDTVFVRMADIGEENTKTNKTLQEVAAQFKNSYTEFRKEFPDASPMGWNMDIKTKVLQTQPITSLSILSYSFMGGAHPNTYLRLLNFDAQGNYLEPKKHITDATKFQAALEKNFRKAREIPEGQTWQDAGLFENTLHLPNEMAFTKEGLHVYYNPYEVAAYVYGPTEFTIPYADLEGAMNLDGVK; translated from the coding sequence ATGAGACGATTTTATTTCCTCCTATTCAGCCCTCTTGTCTTATGGTTCGCTGCCTGTGGCCCAACATCAGAACCAACAGAGCAAAAACCACTTTCTTTTAAAGAACAAACTTTTCAAGACCAAGTGGGAGACTGTACCAAAGACAATGACCTATGCACCAAAATGACCATTCAGCACGTGATCGCCGAAGGTGCAAATGCCTCAAAGATTAATACCGTATTAGACACCGTTTTTGTTAGAATGGCAGACATCGGCGAGGAAAACACGAAGACCAATAAAACGCTCCAAGAAGTGGCTGCACAATTCAAAAATTCTTATACAGAATTCCGTAAAGAATTTCCCGATGCAAGCCCAATGGGTTGGAATATGGACATTAAAACCAAAGTCCTACAAACCCAGCCCATCACAAGTCTTTCCATTTTGAGTTATTCCTTTATGGGTGGCGCTCACCCCAATACCTATTTACGTTTGCTAAACTTTGATGCACAAGGCAACTATCTTGAACCCAAGAAACACATTACCGATGCCACTAAATTCCAAGCCGCTTTAGAAAAAAACTTCCGAAAAGCACGAGAAATTCCCGAAGGACAGACGTGGCAAGATGCGGGTCTCTTTGAAAACACGCTGCATTTGCCCAACGAAATGGCCTTCACCAAAGAAGGGCTTCACGTCTATTACAACCCCTACGAGGTTGCGGCATATGTATATGGCCCAACAGAATTTACCATTCCCTATGCCGATCTGGAAGGGGCGATGAACCTCGATGGTGTGAAATAG
- a CDS encoding UDP-glucose/GDP-mannose dehydrogenase family protein produces MRNQTIAVVGTGYVGLVTGTCFAEMGYAVVCVDIDEKKVEKMRQGFVPIFEPGLKVLFDRNRKNGRLKFTTHLGEAVEKSKFIFLALPTPPGEDGSADLSYVMGVTRQIGPMLNEYKLIINKSTVPVGTADLVREALEQQGKRAGIDFDVVSNPEFLREGVAVDDFMKPERVVIGTSNTHAGDLMKQLYEPFVRNGNPILMMDERSAEMTKYAANAFLATKITFMNEIANLCERVGANVDAIRVGIGSDSRIGKQFLYAGIGYGGSCFPKDVQALAHTSEEYGYQFKILDAVLAVNHTQQRALVAPMRTYLGGRLIGKKIAVWGLAFKANTDDVREASAHAMISDLIKEGATVRVFDPEAMATTKAVFGNQIEYADDLYDAVAGCDVLAVCTEWNEFRKPDWDMVRDSLKFPAVFDGRNLYAPSHMKELGFHYHSIGRPYPKEA; encoded by the coding sequence ATGAGAAACCAAACGATAGCCGTCGTTGGAACCGGATATGTGGGTTTAGTGACTGGCACTTGCTTTGCAGAAATGGGATATGCTGTTGTATGTGTGGACATTGATGAAAAAAAAGTTGAAAAGATGCGACAGGGGTTTGTTCCCATTTTTGAACCAGGTTTAAAGGTCTTGTTTGATCGCAATAGAAAGAACGGAAGACTGAAATTCACGACGCATCTTGGAGAAGCAGTAGAGAAAAGCAAGTTCATCTTTCTGGCCTTACCCACCCCGCCGGGAGAAGACGGTTCTGCGGATTTGTCCTATGTAATGGGCGTTACACGGCAAATTGGCCCTATGTTAAACGAATACAAACTCATCATCAACAAAAGTACGGTTCCGGTTGGTACTGCCGATTTGGTGAGGGAAGCGCTTGAACAACAGGGTAAACGTGCTGGTATAGATTTTGACGTCGTCTCTAATCCCGAATTTTTACGAGAAGGGGTTGCCGTAGATGATTTTATGAAACCCGAACGGGTGGTCATCGGAACGTCTAATACGCACGCGGGAGACCTGATGAAGCAGCTCTATGAGCCTTTTGTACGCAATGGAAATCCCATTTTGATGATGGACGAGCGCTCCGCTGAAATGACCAAATATGCGGCGAATGCCTTTTTGGCAACTAAAATTACGTTCATGAACGAAATTGCAAACCTCTGTGAACGTGTCGGCGCGAATGTGGATGCCATTCGGGTGGGCATTGGCTCAGATAGTCGGATTGGCAAGCAATTCCTTTATGCGGGTATTGGGTACGGAGGTTCTTGTTTCCCGAAAGATGTACAGGCACTTGCCCACACTTCTGAAGAATACGGATACCAATTCAAGATTTTGGATGCCGTTTTGGCGGTAAACCATACCCAGCAACGGGCATTGGTCGCACCGATGAGGACGTATTTAGGTGGGCGTTTGATCGGAAAAAAAATTGCGGTCTGGGGTTTGGCGTTTAAAGCGAACACCGATGATGTCCGAGAAGCCTCTGCCCATGCCATGATCTCGGATCTGATAAAAGAAGGTGCTACGGTTAGGGTCTTCGATCCAGAGGCGATGGCAACCACAAAGGCCGTGTTTGGAAATCAAATTGAATATGCCGATGATCTGTATGATGCTGTGGCAGGATGTGACGTATTGGCTGTTTGTACCGAATGGAACGAGTTTCGGAAGCCGGATTGGGACATGGTGCGAGATAGCCTCAAGTTTCCTGCGGTTTTCGACGGGAGAAATTTATATGCCCCATCACATATGAAAGAACTGGGGTTCCACTATCATAGTATCGGACGCCCTTACCCGAAAGAAGCATGA
- a CDS encoding HD domain-containing protein, producing MDIWEAQFKAFIEAQIGGDAAHDLSHLLRVVKTAKALAHSEGANVAVVIPAAWLHDCVHVAKNSPLRSQASRMSAEQAVLFLQEIGYPKNHLPAIRHAIVAHSFTANITPETLEAKVVQDADRLDSIGAVGLARCLMLGGEWGRPLYALDDPFCHSREPNDGVFTLDHFYTKLLRLPEMLQTASGRKEGEMRAAYLHAFLAQLAQEI from the coding sequence ATGGATATTTGGGAAGCCCAGTTTAAGGCATTTATCGAAGCACAAATTGGTGGAGACGCCGCACATGATCTTTCCCACCTTTTGCGGGTGGTGAAAACGGCAAAAGCCCTTGCACACTCGGAAGGAGCCAATGTGGCTGTTGTGATTCCGGCAGCATGGTTACACGATTGTGTGCATGTGGCCAAAAATAGCCCGCTCCGTTCGCAAGCGTCGCGGATGTCTGCAGAGCAAGCGGTACTTTTCTTGCAGGAAATAGGGTATCCCAAAAACCACTTGCCTGCAATCCGACATGCCATCGTGGCGCACAGTTTCACGGCCAACATTACACCTGAAACCCTTGAGGCCAAAGTGGTACAAGATGCCGATCGCTTGGATTCTATCGGTGCGGTTGGCTTGGCGCGTTGTTTAATGTTGGGTGGGGAATGGGGAAGACCGCTCTATGCTCTTGATGATCCCTTTTGCCATTCTCGTGAACCAAACGATGGCGTGTTTACCCTCGATCATTTTTATACCAAACTTTTGCGCCTACCGGAAATGCTGCAAACTGCATCTGGCCGGAAAGAAGGGGAAATGCGTGCCGCTTATTTACATGCTTTTTTGGCGCAATTGGCTCAAGAGATATGA